The region ACACTCTTAATTTAGAATAATCAATACTGGCTGGCATTCTAAAGATATCATTTAATACAAAACTTGCATTTAATGAAGAGTATAAAAATGACCAATTCATCTGAGGTAATGTACTCGACCAGTCATTTCGAATAGTTCCATCTAAGAACACCATATTTTTATACCCAACTGAAGCCATTCCATAGATAGAATTCACTTTATAGTCATCATCTAGAACTTCTGTGATAGGATTATTAATCCCGTTCGATAACATATATACACCAGGCGTAACTAGTCCATCTACATAAGATGTCACACTGTGATATTTAGAATCAAGCATATTCCCTCCTATAGATCCACTATATGTAAATATATCTGAGTCATTATCTGTATAGGTTAATAAGACATCCGTGTTGATCTCTTGGAAGTTAATCTGCTGTGTTCTAAAGTAACCTTTACCGAACTTAGTTGTGCTATAAGGTCTACGTTGTTCGCGTTTATCATTACGAGAGTTCAGCGCAGCACGTAACATTAATTTTAATTTAGGTGCAAGAGTAATATCAGTCGATAGGCTTCCTGTTATAGTGTTTGTATTTACTGGATTAGTCGTCTCATAAGCGATTAGATAAGGATTCTCTATATATGAGCTAAACGGATGAATCTGTTGAGTCTGGTTATAATCTTTTTTCCAGATAGGTCTATACCATTCTAAGTCAACATTAGGATTCTGAAAGATCATAAAATATCCTATCGTATGGTTACCATATCCTGTACCTGGTAGGTTATCACTCTTTCTGTTTGTATAACTAACATTAGCGTTTAAAGTAACTGCATCTGAGATATTATACTTAGCCTTAGTAGACAGCGTAGTTCTATCAAACCCTGTGTTAGGCATAATCCACTCATTCTTAGAGTGCGTTATCGTAGTTCTAATATCACCTTTATCACTTCCTCCTGATAAACCTAAAGTATTAGTGGTAGTTATACCTGTACGCCAAAAGTCCTTTATATTATTTTCATACGGTCTCCACAAGGTTCTTTCCGTACCTTGAGTTTCTGTTGTAGGATCGTACTGATAATAATATTGTCCTTCGAACTTAGGTCCGAATGCACTACTCGTACTTCCGGTATTTGCACCATCATCTGATAAACCAAAAGAATAATATGGGTTACCATCCTTGTCAAAGCTATTTCCACTACCTTGACCATATTCATATTGGTATTTTGGCCATCTCTGAATCACATCAAAACTAACATTAGAATTAAATGAAATACCTAATCCTTTGTCTTTTTTTCCAGATTTAGTAGTTATCATTAATACTCCATTACTCGCTCTAGAACCATATAATGCTGCTGCACCAGGCCCTTTAAGCACAGAGATACTCTCTATGTCATCAGGATTTATATCAGCTATACCATTACCATAATCTACAGGAGCATCAGTACCTATATAAGAATCACCTGCTCCACTGCTCCACAAAGTACTATTGACGATCACACCATCTACCACCACTAATGCCCCATTAGCATCAGCATTTAATGATCGATCTCCACGTAGTTTAATTTGTGTCGAATTCATTGGTCCAGAACTAGCAGAGGTCATAGTCATTCCAGCCACTTTTCCTTTTAATGCATCTGACCACGTATTAGAACGAGTATTGTCTAATTGTTCACTGTTTAAAGTCTGTTGAGAAAATCCCAATTGTTTCTCTTCTCTTTTAATACCTAAAGCAGTTACTACAACTTCGTTAAGCATACTACTAGACTCTACTAAAGTCACATTCACAAAGTCTCCTTTAGTAACAATCATTTTCTTCTCTTCAAAACCCATAAAAGAAATGATGATTTCTCCTTTTAAGAAAGTATCAGGCACAGATAGTGTAAAGTTACCATCTAGATCAGTCGATGTGATATGCTTAGATCCAGACAGCTGAACCACTGCACCAGGTAAAGTCAATCCAAGGTTGTCAATTACTTTTCCCTTTACAATCGAGCCACTACTTTGCTCTGAAGAAGATTTAGTAGTCATACTATCTAATGCATCAGTTGAAACATTAGAAGCGAATAATGAATTTGATTGTAGCAATAAAACACTTCCTATAATCAAACAAATTTGATGACAATTACGTCTAACTTTTTTCATTACTTAAAATTGTGTTGTTGTTGGTTGTACTAAATACCTCACTTAATACAGTCACAAAAGAATGAAATGCCATTAGTAGACACAATGTTTAACGATTACCAAACAGTTAATCATTGTTATATAATTGTAAACAAAAAAATAACTAAATTATTTTTTAGTCTAATCTAAATTATTAATTTAGCCACGTCTAATAAAAATAAAACTATAAGTAATGAAATTCAAACTTCCTGATTTGCCATATGATAAAAGTTCTTTCAATTCTTTTATATCTACTGAGGGATTCGACTATCACTATGGAAAACATCATCAAACGTATGTAAACAATCTTAACCATTTAATAACAAACACAAAATGGGAAGATGAATGTTTAGAGAACATTATCACAGGTACTCAAGCAGAAGGAGAAGTAGCTATATTTAACAATGCTGCTCAACATTATAATCATTCTTTTTTCTGGAAATCCATCACGTCAATCCAAGGTACTCAGCCTAGTGAAGAACTATTAGACATGATAGGAAAACACTTCGGATCACTAGAAGACCTAAAAACGCAATTCATTGACAAAGCGACTAAATTATTTGGAAGTGGATGGGTCTGGTTAGTATTAACACCAGAAAGTAAGTTGGAGCTTATGAGTCTAAAAGATGCTGACACACCACTAGTACATGGCAATACACCATTACTAACTATAGATGTATGGGAACATGCGTACTATATAGATCATAGAAATGCAAGACCGAGCTTTATCCAATTATTTTGGAATGCAATCAACTGGGAATTTGTCAATCAAAATTTAGTGAAATGAGTATAGAATGTATTATGCATATAGAGAAAAGCTGTCAACTAAAGCAAGAACTTGCTAACGAGCAGCAGCAAAAAGGGAATAACGATTTAGCCATTAACTACTATATCGAGGCCATAAGTCGATTAGAAGTATTATGTACTTCTTACAAAGCTTATCTAAAAACAGGTCCCATACTCTATCTACAATACATAGATATATCCATTAAGTTAATTACCTTATATAGAAAAGAACAAGAAACTGACAAGTATAAAAAATTAGTCTTTAAGCTTAACGCCTATATTGACAATGTAAAAGAGCTTATAAACAAAGATCATGAAATGTCGATTACACTAGCTAACTTCAAACTTAAGCTTGATAATATTTAAAACTAAAAGAGTTTATTCCATTAATTAGTAAAGCCATAATTCTAAAATGATAAGAATAAAAAACTCTTTTTAAACAAAAAAGGTCTACATAATGTAGACCTTTTTGTGTTGATTACTCAACGATATTGTTTGATTTAGGCTTCACCTTTAGTACCAAATTTAATAGACGATAATTCACTAGAAGCTTCCATATCAACTATAGGTCCATTACTACTTTCATAGCGTTGTACATTTTCGTGCAAAGCATTCATTAATCTCTTCGCATGTTGTGGCGTTAAGACAATTCTAGACTTTACCTTACCTTTCGGCATTCCTGGCATTATGGTAACAAAATCAACCACAAATTCAGTATTAGAATGATTGATAATCGCTAAATTACAATACACTCCTTCAGCTATAGTTTCATCTAACTCTAAACTAAATTGATCTTGCTCTTTCTCCATAATATTAGAAGTTTAAATCATTTTCTTTATTTGAAAATCCTTCATCCTCAACTGTACTAACAAGAATATCTTCATACTCTCTCATACCAGTACCAGCAGGGATTCTATGACCTACAATAACGTTTTCTTTTAATCCATTTAAACCATCTACTTTACCTGCCACAGCTGCTTCATTCAACACTTTCGTAGTTTCCTGGAACGATGCTGCAGAAATAAATGATTTAGTTTGTAATGACGCACGAGTAATACCTTGTAACATTGGAGTACCAGTAGCTGGCATAACATCACGACTAACTACTAAGTTTTTGTCCTCACGTTTAAGTAATGAATTCTCATCACGTAATTCACGCATAGTAACAATCTGTCCTTCTTTCAAATTATCAGATTCACCAGCCTCAACTACAACCTTCATACCATATAATCTATCATTCTCATAAATAAAGTCAGCTGCATGAGCTAATTGATCTTCTAAGAATAATGTATCACCTGGGTCTTGGATTCTAACTTTACGCATCATTTGACGGATAACTACTTCAAAGTGCTTATCACTAATCTTAACCCCTTGAAGACGATATACTTCTTGAATCTCATTAACCAAATACTGTTGAACTGCAGATGGTCCTTGGATTCTTAAAATATCATCTGGAGTAATAGCTCCATCAGAAAGTGGTAAACCAGCTTTCACGTAGTCATTTTCTTGAACTAAGATTTGGTTAGACAACTTAACTAAGTATTTTCTAACATCACCTGTTTTAGATTCTACTACAATCTCTCTGTTACCTCTTTTAATCTTACCAAACGAAACAACACCATCAATTTCAGAAACTACAGCTGGGTTCGAAGGATTACGAGCTTCTAATAACTCCGTAATTCTAGGAAGACCTCCTGTAATATCCCCTGCTTTAGATGTATGACGAGGAATCTTAACTAAAACTTTACCAGCTTTAATTTTATCTCCATCATTAACCATTAAGTGAGAGCCTACTGGTAAGTTGTATGAACGAATTAATTCACCGTCTTTACCATAAATTAATAAAGTAGGAATTAACTTTTTATTTCTTGATTCAGTAATAACTTTTTCTTGGAATCCTGTTTGCTCATCAATCTCAACCATGAACGTTTGTCCTTGCTCGATATCTTCATAAGCAACTTTACCAGTAAACTCAGAAACAATTACACCATTATATGGATCCCATTTGAACAATGTTTTTCCTTCTTCTACAACATCAGTATCATTAACAAAAATTGTTGAACCATAAGGAATATTATTAGTTGTTAATAAAATCCCAGTATTTGAATCATACAATTTTGCCTCTGTAGAACGAGAAATTACAATATCAATAGCATTACCTTCATTGTCTTCACCTTTTACAGTTTTTAAGTCTTCTATTTCTAAACGACCACTAAACTTAGCATTAACACTAGATGTTTCAGAAATGTTACCAGCAGTACCTCCAACGTGGAATGTTCTTAATGTTAACTGTGTACCAGGCTCCCCAATTGACTGAGCAGCAATAACACCAACAGCTTCACCTTTTTGAACCATTCTAGCAGTTGCTAAGTTACGTCCATAACATTTAGCACAGATACCAACTTTAGCCTCACAAGTCAATGGAGAACGCACCTCAATAGATTCTATTGGAGAAGCATTAATCGCTTTAGCAATTGCCTCAGTAACTTCTTCACCTGCACCAACTAAAACCTCAGAGTTTAATGGGTTTACTACATCATTAAGAGCAACACGTCCTAAAACTCTTTCTCCTAATGACTCGATAACCTCCTCATTCTTTTTAAGTGGTTTAACATCAATACCTCTTAATGTACCACAATCAACTGAATTAACAATTACATCTTGTGCCACATCGTGAAGACGACGTGTTAAATAACCAGCATCTGCTGTCTTTAATGCTGTATCGGCAAGACCTTTACGAGCACCGTGAGTAGAAATGAAATACTCTAAAATCGAAAGACCTTCCTTAAAGTTAGAAAGAATTGGATTTTCAATAATCTCACCACCACCAGCAGTTGATTTTTTAGGCTTAGCCATCAAACCACGCATACCTGTTAACTGACGAATCTGTTCTTTAGAACCACGGGCTCCAGAATCAAGCATCATATATACTGAGTTAAACCCTTGCTTATCCTCGCGGATATTCTTCATCGCTAACTCAGTTAACATAGCATTAGTAGATGTCCAAACATCAATTACCTGATTATAACGTTCGTTATTTGTGATAAGCCCCATGTTATAGTTCATAGTAATATGATCTACTTGTTGGTTAGCATCATCAATCAACTCTTGTTTACGCTCAGGAATCATAATATCACCTAAACTGAAAGATAATCCTCCGCGGAATGCGTAACCATATCCCATGCTTTTGATATCATCTAAGAAAGCAGCTGTAGTAGGTACATCAGTAATACTTAAAATACGACCAATAATATCTCTTAACGATTTCTTAGTTAATACCTCATTTATATATCCAGCTACCTCAGGTACAACTTCATTAAATAAAATTCTACCAGCAGAAGTTTCAATAATTTGATATACTAATTCACCTTCAGCATTATAATCTTTAGCTCTAACTCTTACATTAGCATTAAGATCTAACTTACCTTCATTAAGTGCAATATGTACTTCCTCTACAGAATAGAAAGTCAATCCTTCACCTTTAATGATTTCTTCTGGAGTAGATTTACGTGACTTAGTCATGTAATATAATCCAAGAACCATATCCTGAGATGGTACAGTAATTGGTGCACCATTAGCAGGGTTCAAGATGTTGTGAGAAGCCAACATTAATAGTTGAGACTCCAAGATTGCCTCTGGTCCAAGAGGTAAGTGAACTGCCATCTGGTCACCATCGAAATCGGCGTTAAATGCCGTACACACTAATGGGTGTAATTGAATCGCTTTACCTTCGATTAACTTAGGTTGGAACGCTTGAATACCCAATCTGTGCAACGTAGGAGCACGGTTTAATAAAACTGGGTGTCCTTTAATTACGTTTTCTAAAATATCCCAAACAACTGGTTCTTTTTTATCTATAATTTTCTTAGCAGACTTAACTGTCTTAACAATACCTCTTTCTATTAACTTACGTATAACGAACGGTTTGTAAAGCTCAGCTGCCATATCTTTTGGCAATCCACATTCGAATAATTTTAATTCTGGTCCAACAACAATTACCGAACGAGCTGAATAATCAACACGTTTACCAAGTAAGTTTTGACGGAAACGACCTTGTTTACCTTTTAATGAATCAGAAAGTGATTTTAATGGTCGGTTAGATT is a window of Myroides oncorhynchi DNA encoding:
- a CDS encoding SusC/RagA family TonB-linked outer membrane protein, encoding MKKVRRNCHQICLIIGSVLLLQSNSLFASNVSTDALDSMTTKSSSEQSSGSIVKGKVIDNLGLTLPGAVVQLSGSKHITSTDLDGNFTLSVPDTFLKGEIIISFMGFEEKKMIVTKGDFVNVTLVESSSMLNEVVVTALGIKREEKQLGFSQQTLNSEQLDNTRSNTWSDALKGKVAGMTMTSASSGPMNSTQIKLRGDRSLNADANGALVVVDGVIVNSTLWSSGAGDSYIGTDAPVDYGNGIADINPDDIESISVLKGPGAAALYGSRASNGVLMITTKSGKKDKGLGISFNSNVSFDVIQRWPKYQYEYGQGSGNSFDKDGNPYYSFGLSDDGANTGSTSSAFGPKFEGQYYYQYDPTTETQGTERTLWRPYENNIKDFWRTGITTTNTLGLSGGSDKGDIRTTITHSKNEWIMPNTGFDRTTLSTKAKYNISDAVTLNANVSYTNRKSDNLPGTGYGNHTIGYFMIFQNPNVDLEWYRPIWKKDYNQTQQIHPFSSYIENPYLIAYETTNPVNTNTITGSLSTDITLAPKLKLMLRAALNSRNDKREQRRPYSTTKFGKGYFRTQQINFQEINTDVLLTYTDNDSDIFTYSGSIGGNMLDSKYHSVTSYVDGLVTPGVYMLSNGINNPITEVLDDDYKVNSIYGMASVGYKNMVFLDGTIRNDWSSTLPQMNWSFLYSSLNASFVLNDIFRMPASIDYSKLRVSIAKVGNGTKPYQTLKYYSNSAFASSATSATTLHNGELKPEGTNSFEIGYEHKMFGNRLGLDVTVYETNTKNQIITVPLNYVTGYNKAVINGGDVRNRGIELMLSGTPIKTKNFSWNTSVNWAKNKNKILSLAEEFEGGDQQVLATSGTASIIAKVGGTTGDLYGYKFVRDDQGQIVYTDKGLPEQSKEIEYIGSAYADWTMGWTNTFKYKGFKFSFTIDGQYGGNVYSQSHHKMSEQGKLEHTLYGREQGYIIGDGVVRNGDGTFSPNTTKVDPASYYKEYYRRANLESNTFDASYIKLREVSFEYNFSKQILNKLRLKKLSVSVYGRNLAMLSNFPLFDPETAALNGGSMMPGVEMGQMPSAATYGFSIKLDI
- a CDS encoding superoxide dismutase, producing MKFKLPDLPYDKSSFNSFISTEGFDYHYGKHHQTYVNNLNHLITNTKWEDECLENIITGTQAEGEVAIFNNAAQHYNHSFFWKSITSIQGTQPSEELLDMIGKHFGSLEDLKTQFIDKATKLFGSGWVWLVLTPESKLELMSLKDADTPLVHGNTPLLTIDVWEHAYYIDHRNARPSFIQLFWNAINWEFVNQNLVK
- a CDS encoding DUF3467 domain-containing protein; amino-acid sequence: MEKEQDQFSLELDETIAEGVYCNLAIINHSNTEFVVDFVTIMPGMPKGKVKSRIVLTPQHAKRLMNALHENVQRYESSNGPIVDMEASSELSSIKFGTKGEA
- the rpoC gene encoding DNA-directed RNA polymerase subunit beta', translating into MNKNKEKSTVKRFNKISIGLASPESILAESRGEVLKPETINYRTHKPERDGLFCERIFGPVKDYECACGKYKRIRYKGIVCDRCGVEVTEKKVRRDRVGHINLVVPIAHIWYFRSLPNKIGYILGLPSKKLDMIIYYERYVVIQAGIAKNVDGESINRLDFLTEEEYLNICDTLPIENQYLDDTDPNKFIAKMGAECIMDLLATTDLDQLSYTLRHAANNETSKQRKTEALKRLQVVESFRDSNLNRENRPEWMILKVIPVIPPELRPLVPLDGGRFATSDLNDLYRRVIIRNNRLKRLMEIKAPEVILRNEKRMLQEAVDSLFDNTRKSSAVKTESNRPLKSLSDSLKGKQGRFRQNLLGKRVDYSARSVIVVGPELKLFECGLPKDMAAELYKPFVIRKLIERGIVKTVKSAKKIIDKKEPVVWDILENVIKGHPVLLNRAPTLHRLGIQAFQPKLIEGKAIQLHPLVCTAFNADFDGDQMAVHLPLGPEAILESQLLMLASHNILNPANGAPITVPSQDMVLGLYYMTKSRKSTPEEIIKGEGLTFYSVEEVHIALNEGKLDLNANVRVRAKDYNAEGELVYQIIETSAGRILFNEVVPEVAGYINEVLTKKSLRDIIGRILSITDVPTTAAFLDDIKSMGYGYAFRGGLSFSLGDIMIPERKQELIDDANQQVDHITMNYNMGLITNNERYNQVIDVWTSTNAMLTELAMKNIREDKQGFNSVYMMLDSGARGSKEQIRQLTGMRGLMAKPKKSTAGGGEIIENPILSNFKEGLSILEYFISTHGARKGLADTALKTADAGYLTRRLHDVAQDVIVNSVDCGTLRGIDVKPLKKNEEVIESLGERVLGRVALNDVVNPLNSEVLVGAGEEVTEAIAKAINASPIESIEVRSPLTCEAKVGICAKCYGRNLATARMVQKGEAVGVIAAQSIGEPGTQLTLRTFHVGGTAGNISETSSVNAKFSGRLEIEDLKTVKGEDNEGNAIDIVISRSTEAKLYDSNTGILLTTNNIPYGSTIFVNDTDVVEEGKTLFKWDPYNGVIVSEFTGKVAYEDIEQGQTFMVEIDEQTGFQEKVITESRNKKLIPTLLIYGKDGELIRSYNLPVGSHLMVNDGDKIKAGKVLVKIPRHTSKAGDITGGLPRITELLEARNPSNPAVVSEIDGVVSFGKIKRGNREIVVESKTGDVRKYLVKLSNQILVQENDYVKAGLPLSDGAITPDDILRIQGPSAVQQYLVNEIQEVYRLQGVKISDKHFEVVIRQMMRKVRIQDPGDTLFLEDQLAHAADFIYENDRLYGMKVVVEAGESDNLKEGQIVTMRELRDENSLLKREDKNLVVSRDVMPATGTPMLQGITRASLQTKSFISAASFQETTKVLNEAAVAGKVDGLNGLKENVIVGHRIPAGTGMREYEDILVSTVEDEGFSNKENDLNF